From the genome of Mucilaginibacter paludis DSM 18603:
GAAAGGGATATTATCAAAACCATTGAGTTGTTACCTGGTGTAAAATCAACCGGCGATGCTAATACCGGCTTTTACGTACGTGGAGGTGGAGCCGACCAGAACCTGGTATTGCTTGATGGCGCCACCGTTTACAATGCTTCGCATTTGTTTGGGTTCTTTTCCACATTTAACTCTGATGCCATTAAGGAAGTTAGCTTATACAAGGGCGGCATGTCTGCCGAATATGGTGGCAGGCTATCATCTGTGCTGGATATCAAGATGGACGACGGCAACAATAAAAGGTTTGGTATTGAAGGCGGGATTGGCCTTATTTCGTCGCGCATTAAGGTAGAAGGGCCTATCGTGAAAAATAAAAGCTCATTCATGATCAGCGCCCGCCGCACATATGCTGATGCTTTTTTAAGGCTCTCCTCTGATACTGCCGTTAATACAACAAGTTTGTATTTTTATGATGTGAACGCTAAAGCAAACTATCAGCTTAATGATAAAAATACCATCTATCTATCGGGGTATTTAGGCAGGGACGATGTAGGTTTAAAAAGTGCTTTTTCTACCGATTGGGGTAATACAATGGGAACCTTCAGGTGGAATCACCTGTACAATACCAAGTTGTTTTCCAATACTTCGCTAATTTATAGTAAGTATAATTATACCATTATTAATTATACATCAACCGATAATTTTAAGGTGGTATCTAAAATAGAGGATATCAATCTGAAACAGGATTTTGATTATTTTATCAATAACGATAATACCCTTCGGTTTGGTGCCAACATTGTACATCATACCGTTGTGCCTGGCGATATATCAACCTCGCTCAAATCAAATTATACCTCAAAAATTATCGAAAACCGTTATGCTTTCGAGGGAGCTGCTTATGTATCCGATAACTGGCAGCCAACAGGGCAGCTTAGCTTTTTGTATGGCATCAGGCTTAATGCCTTTGCCTTATATGGCCCTGGTACGTTTAGCACTTATAATGCTAATGGCAGTATTGCTTTAGCCACTAAATATGCATCTGGTGCAAACGTGGTTAATTATATCAATATTGAGCCCCGTTTTTCGGCAAGTTATACTATTAATAGTCAAAATTCCGTTAAAGCATCGTACAACTTAAACACTCAAAACATTCACTTGCTATCTAACTCAACATCGAGCTTACCTACTGATCTGTACGTGTTGAGTAGTAACAACATTAAACCGGGGATAGCCAACCAGGTGGCCTTAGGGTATTACCATAATTTTGATGATAACGGGTATGAGTTTTCGGCAGAGTCGTATTATAAGTGGTTAAGTAATGAAATCGACTACAAGGATAACGCCACTTTGGTCGCCAATACCAATATAGAGTCGGAGTTGGTATACGGCAGCGGAAGGGCTTACGGTTTGGAGTTTTTTCTGAAAAAAAAATACGGCAGCTATAAGGGATGGATAGGGTATACCCTGTCAAAAACCGAAAGGAAATTTGATGCCATTAACAACGGACGTTATTTCCCGGCCCGGCAAGATCGTACACACGATATCTCCTTGGTTAACTTATACAAACTCAATAAGCGTTGGGGTTTATCAGCAGTATTTGTTTACGGAACAGGCAATGCGGTAACTTACCCGGCCGGTAAATATTTGCTTGGCGGCATAACAACCTATTACTATGGGCAGCGTAATGGTTCGCGCCTGCCGGCTAACAGCCGGCTTGATGTGGCAGCTACCCTTGATGGCAGGCAACATAAAAGCTACCACTCCAGCTGGACATTTGGCGTTTACAATGCCTATAACCGTAAAAACCCATACAGTGTAGCATTTAGGGATAGCGATGATAAGCCGCCGCATACCGAAGCTGTAGAAACCAGTTTATTTGGCATAATCCCCTCAATTACCTGGAACTTTCAATTTAAATAAGCTGCTATGTATCACTTTAAATTGCTGGCGGTATGCGTTATGTGTTTGGGCTTTATGGCTTGCCAAAGGGTAATTGATGTTGATATTGCGGTTGCCGACGCACAACCGTTGGTTATTGAGGGTAATTTAACCGATAAAACCGGTGCTCAAACGGTAAGTATTTCGCGCGTGGTAGCGTATAGCAGCAGCAATGTGTACCCTACGGTATCGGGTGCCAGGGTAACCATTACGGACGCATCCGGAAATATTTATAAGCTGCCTGAAACTGCCAAGGCGGGTACTTATGGTATTAATTCTTTTAAAGGTAAAACTGCAAATTTGTATACTTTAACGATTAAGCTTGCCGATCAAACATATACTGCTGCCTCTGTTATGCCAATGGCAGTCAACCTGGATTCGCTTTCGTTAAGCTACCAGGTATTTGGCACCACCCAGGTTAAAACGGTTTCGGTAAACTACCGCGACCCTGTGAATATCCCCAATCAATACCGTTATGTAATGTATGTAAACGGAGTGCAGGTAAAACGTATATTTGTGGAAAATGACAACCTTACGGACGGGCGGGTGGTATCGTCAACACTTTACCAGCGCGAAATAGAACTGATGAAGGGCGATAAAGTGGAAGTAGAGATGCAGTGTATAGACGAAGGGATTTACAACTACTGGACCAGCCTGAACAATCAAAGCGCCAGTACCCTGGTTAACGCTTCAGCCCCGGCTAACCCGCCCTCTAATTTTGACAACAACGCCTTGGGGTATTTTAGCGCGCATACAAGCCAACGCAAACTATTAATTATACCTTGAAGCTTAAAACGAAGATATGAAGGATTTTAAAAAATATTATACTGTTAGTGCCTCTCCTGAAGAGGTTTACCAGGCTCTCACTAACCCCATCAGCATTGAGATATGGACCGGCGAAGAAGCGCAAATGAGTACCGAGCCAGGCTCCGAGTTTTCGTTGTGGGGAGATAGTATTGTGGGTAAAAATATCGGGTTTATCGATAACAAGAAAGTGATACAGCAATGGTATTTTGGCGATCAGACCGAAGAATCCATAGTGACCATCATTTTGCACCCGGATAAGCATGGCACATCGGTGGAATTAAGGCATACCAATATCCCGGATGACGATTATCAGGACATTGTTGATGGATGGGATGGGGCATACTTTGGATCGATCATTGATTTTTTTGATGGTTTGTAAACAACATTTTGTTTATTCAAACAGCATTATGATAAAACTAACACAAACACTAAGCTTGTTTTTTTGTTGTTTCTATAAAATCTATTAAATAAAGATTGTGTATGAAAACCTTAAAATTTTTAAAAGTACCTGTGATGGCTTTGTTCGGCATTAGCCTGATGCTGATGTCGGCAACGATACAAGAGAAGGAGCAAGATAAAATAGAAGATGCCTCGGGTGTTTTGCGCGACTTTGGCAAAATGAAAGAGAGCATCCCGCGCGAATTGCTGGCTAATACAAACGGCATTATCATTATCCCTAAATTAATTAACGCTGGTTTAGTAATTGGTGGCAAGCGCGGCAAAGGCGTAGCTATGGTAAAGAATGCCGACGGAAAATGGAGTAACCCTGTATTTGTAACCCTTACCGGCGGTAGTTTTGGTTTACAGGCTGGGGTACAATCGGTTGATCTGGTACTGGTATTTAAAAACAGTAAAACACTGCATCGTATCGGTACAGGAAGTTTTACCCTTGGCGGGGATATTTCAGCAGCGGCAGGCCCTGTGGGCAGAAGCTCATCTGCTAATACAGACTACAAGCTTGAGGCCGAAGTTTATTCATACTCTCGAAGCAGGGGCTTGTTCGCAGGTATAAGCCTGAACGGTGCTGCCCTTTCTGTTGATGAAAAAGCAGACAAGGCTTTTTACGGCCAAAGCTATACTGCCAGAACACTGTTTGCCAATGATGACAGAACATCTTCATCGGCTGTTAAAGAATTGAAGACATCGTTAACTGCCCTATATTAGGCCCCGACCCCCTCAGTGGGGAAAAATAATTCAGAGTTTAATAAACAAAAAAACCGGCAATCGCCGGTTTTTTTGTTTTAACGAATTGCGCCTCGCATACTTCCTCCCCCTTCAGGGGGCATAGCCGTCAACTTTAGAAAAAAAAGGGATAAAATTTTTTTAGAGCAAGAATCGGAACTGCAAAATTGCAGTCATTATTCGAGCGAATGAGTTCGGAACTATTTGAACCAACGGTGTTAGATGGCCTGGCCCGTAAAACAGAGGCTATACAACGCAAACGAAAAGTGGGAGGCAAGGAACTATTGGATATGGCGTTATTTGATGGAGATCAATCGTTTAACGGCATGAGTATGCAGTTAATGCGGAGGGATGGGCTTGATATTTCGAAGCAGGCATTGCATCAAAGACATCACAGCAATATGACAAAGTTTGTACAAGCCGTTTTTGAGCAATTAATAGCAGTTGAGTTACCGCAAGAGCAAACACAGGGCTTGGAGATCCGTATCAAAGATTCTACCCGTTTCGCGTTGCCGGAAGTTATTGCAGAGACATTCCCCGGAACAAAAGGAAGTGGGATGAAAGCGGGAGCATCTGTACAATTTGAATTTGAAATCAAAAGTGGTAAAAGCGATATCAAAGTAACTCCGGCCAACGCAAATGACCAGGGTGAGAGTCATCTGGACAAGGCATCAATTCAGCCGGGGGTATTATATATGAGAGATCTGGGTTACACTCACTTGAGTTATATGAACAATATTAACAAAGTCAAAGCTTTCTTTATTAATAAATTATGTCCGAAAACAACGATTTATCTATTAAAGGACGACCAATACCAAAAGTTAGAGTTGTCGAAACTACAAGGCATAACCGGCGTATTTGATCAACAGGTATATATCGGAGCTGATAAGATGCCGGTAAGGATAATAATAGAACCGGTAAGTGAAGAGCTCAAGGCAAGGCGGATAGCCAATACTGAAAAGTACAATAAAAAGAAAGGCAGTACCACCAGTAAGGGATTCAAAGAGCGGGCAGGGTTTAACTTTATTGTTACCAACCTGGTGAGCGAAAAATATAGCGCTGAATTGATCCAAAAGTTATATCACCTGCGATGGCAGATAGAATTGGTTTTTAAAGCATGGAAGTCGTTTTTAAAGATACACACGTTCCCCAAAGGAAGTTCGGATCGTATAACCAGTATATTATACAGTAAGTTGATCTGGGCAGTTTTGAGTTGGAAAATATGCATGGCTATCGGTAAGATAGGTCAAATTAGTGTTTTAAAGGTGCATCGACTAATCGCTTCTACGAAAGAAGAATTGCGAGCGCAGCTTTTAGGGATATGCTCAAAGTGGTTAGCTCTGTTGGAGAAATTAAACTTAAAGCACCTTTCAAAAGAGCACAGAAAACATAGGTTAAAAATAGAAGAAATTGTAATAAGTATTTGATTATTAGATATTTAAATACTATATTTAGATAGTTAAACAAAAATAAGAAAGGCGGGGTCATCTAAACCTCCCCGCCTTAAAAAACGAAAAATATGAGAGTAAAAATACATAGGTTTGCCCATGCGGGCAAACCGCGCCTAAAAATTAAATAACTGAAAATCAACAATATATGAGTACAGCTACTTAAATTGACGGCTATGCCTTCAGGGGGGCGGGGGATCTTACCAAATCTTCACCCTTTTATCCGGGTCTATCCACATGGCATCACCCTTTTTCACACCGAAAGCTTCGTAAAACTCCGGAACGTCCGAGAAGGGACCATTAACACGTAAAAAGCCGGGGGCGTGTACGTCGGTTAATATCCGCTGGGCCAATTCTTCGTCGCGCTGTTGGCCGAGCCAGCCTATGGCGTAACCTAAAAAGAAACGCTGCATAGGGGTAAGTCCGTTAATGGTTTTACCTTCTTTGTATTGGGCTGTCTTTTTAAAGGCATCCACACCTAAAACTATACCGCCAAGGTCGGCAATGTTTTCGCCTAAACAAGCTTTGCCATTTACATGCAGGCTATCCAATACCACATAGCTGTTAAACTGGTTTACCAAAACCTGGGCACGCTGGGTGAATTTCACCGAGTCGGACGGAGTCCACCAAGCTTTTAAGTTTCCTTTGGCATCGTACTGGCGGCCTTCGTCGTCAAAACCGTGGGTTATCTCGTGGCCAATGGTTGATGCTGCCGAGTAGCCATACACCACCGCATCGTCAATATCCTCATCCTTAATACCCGGAATGATAAATTGCGCGGCAGGCAGCGTGATCTCGTTGTTAGATGGCTCGTAATTGGCATTGTAGGTTTGCGGCGTCATGTTCCACTCAGTATGGTCAACCGGTTTGCCCAGTTTGTTAATGTTGTTGAGGTATGCCCAATGCCGCGCGTGCATCACATTTACAGCATACGATCCCCGATCAATGTTAAGGTTCGAAAAATCTTTCCATTTATCCGGGTAACCCACTTTGGCGTTGATGGTATTCAGTTTATACAAAGCTTTTTGCTTGGTTTCGGGGCTCATCCAGTCTAATTGGGCAATATGCTCGCGGTATGATTGTTTGATAGCTTCCACCAGGTTGGTATAACGCAGTTTGGCTTTCATCGGGAAATACTCTTTTACAAAAAGTTGTCCTAACAGCTCGCCCATAATGCCGTTC
Proteins encoded in this window:
- a CDS encoding DUF4249 domain-containing protein translates to MYHFKLLAVCVMCLGFMACQRVIDVDIAVADAQPLVIEGNLTDKTGAQTVSISRVVAYSSSNVYPTVSGARVTITDASGNIYKLPETAKAGTYGINSFKGKTANLYTLTIKLADQTYTAASVMPMAVNLDSLSLSYQVFGTTQVKTVSVNYRDPVNIPNQYRYVMYVNGVQVKRIFVENDNLTDGRVVSSTLYQREIELMKGDKVEVEMQCIDEGIYNYWTSLNNQSASTLVNASAPANPPSNFDNNALGYFSAHTSQRKLLIIP
- a CDS encoding TonB-dependent receptor → MVFHQLKNINCKLFKLIKYIFCLINCLGVSITALYGQGKFTVSGTVKDTLTGEALIGATLKAEPAHPAGVITNSYGFYSITLSPGQHTIYISYIGYQTKAVAVNLLKDTRLNVEMNASAVLNEVMISDRSAARDNVSRPQMGVDKLNISDISNIPVLLGERDIIKTIELLPGVKSTGDANTGFYVRGGGADQNLVLLDGATVYNASHLFGFFSTFNSDAIKEVSLYKGGMSAEYGGRLSSVLDIKMDDGNNKRFGIEGGIGLISSRIKVEGPIVKNKSSFMISARRTYADAFLRLSSDTAVNTTSLYFYDVNAKANYQLNDKNTIYLSGYLGRDDVGLKSAFSTDWGNTMGTFRWNHLYNTKLFSNTSLIYSKYNYTIINYTSTDNFKVVSKIEDINLKQDFDYFINNDNTLRFGANIVHHTVVPGDISTSLKSNYTSKIIENRYAFEGAAYVSDNWQPTGQLSFLYGIRLNAFALYGPGTFSTYNANGSIALATKYASGANVVNYINIEPRFSASYTINSQNSVKASYNLNTQNIHLLSNSTSSLPTDLYVLSSNNIKPGIANQVALGYYHNFDDNGYEFSAESYYKWLSNEIDYKDNATLVANTNIESELVYGSGRAYGLEFFLKKKYGSYKGWIGYTLSKTERKFDAINNGRYFPARQDRTHDISLVNLYKLNKRWGLSAVFVYGTGNAVTYPAGKYLLGGITTYYYGQRNGSRLPANSRLDVAATLDGRQHKSYHSSWTFGVYNAYNRKNPYSVAFRDSDDKPPHTEAVETSLFGIIPSITWNFQFK
- a CDS encoding lipid-binding SYLF domain-containing protein; the encoded protein is MKTLKFLKVPVMALFGISLMLMSATIQEKEQDKIEDASGVLRDFGKMKESIPRELLANTNGIIIIPKLINAGLVIGGKRGKGVAMVKNADGKWSNPVFVTLTGGSFGLQAGVQSVDLVLVFKNSKTLHRIGTGSFTLGGDISAAAGPVGRSSSANTDYKLEAEVYSYSRSRGLFAGISLNGAALSVDEKADKAFYGQSYTARTLFANDDRTSSSAVKELKTSLTALY
- a CDS encoding SRPBCC domain-containing protein translates to MKDFKKYYTVSASPEEVYQALTNPISIEIWTGEEAQMSTEPGSEFSLWGDSIVGKNIGFIDNKKVIQQWYFGDQTEESIVTIILHPDKHGTSVELRHTNIPDDDYQDIVDGWDGAYFGSIIDFFDGL
- a CDS encoding IS4 family transposase, with the translated sequence MSSELFEPTVLDGLARKTEAIQRKRKVGGKELLDMALFDGDQSFNGMSMQLMRRDGLDISKQALHQRHHSNMTKFVQAVFEQLIAVELPQEQTQGLEIRIKDSTRFALPEVIAETFPGTKGSGMKAGASVQFEFEIKSGKSDIKVTPANANDQGESHLDKASIQPGVLYMRDLGYTHLSYMNNINKVKAFFINKLCPKTTIYLLKDDQYQKLELSKLQGITGVFDQQVYIGADKMPVRIIIEPVSEELKARRIANTEKYNKKKGSTTSKGFKERAGFNFIVTNLVSEKYSAELIQKLYHLRWQIELVFKAWKSFLKIHTFPKGSSDRITSILYSKLIWAVLSWKICMAIGKIGQISVLKVHRLIASTKEELRAQLLGICSKWLALLEKLNLKHLSKEHRKHRLKIEEIVISI